Proteins found in one Lepisosteus oculatus isolate fLepOcu1 chromosome 22, fLepOcu1.hap2, whole genome shotgun sequence genomic segment:
- the fbxo21 gene encoding F-box only protein 21 isoform X2, whose product MATSAAGDGHSGLNGKVSEASGKKLTDLPAELLEYILCFPVLNNRDIANVSCACKRLHDVCHGRGKVWEHQYKLRWPGLLKHYPQTESHDWLKEYRKRYVVGLQIRRTVESFSKRFFAEVVLGDSFTEIESLGAPEHFCEDELISILNSDRRKNLTLKYYAKKILYFLRQQNILKSLKSFLARPPEQQSTIEGAVLVDQYCNPLADVSLQSISTQLDEIVDKIKKTLQIKNPSHPSLRATEDDGSLIDDFEQQRQVVCALNSVLYDQLQYKGNECDYYNPLNSYLHQVLIRRTGIPISLSVLYLTLARKLGVKLEPVNFPNHFLLRWCQQHQGKPDIYDYVYIDTFGKGKQLTAKECEYLIGHQVTSDYYCAVSTTEVLLRMVGNLLNIGKRGEGNEKSYQLLRDSLDLYLTINPDNVQYLLLQARLYFHLGIWPEKVLDILQHIQALDPSQHGAVGYLVQHTLEHIQHKRHPAEPEIKKRTDPVHHEVEFSVGLIMKHKRSGYSCVIYGWDPKCMMSMEWITTMRVHQLAKGPNQPFYNVLVQDGTCRYAAQENLEFHPSPLEIGHPEIGRYFAEFSDTHYTANEELQTRYPEDTAETLRTVPEQYNKLNTNSGHEEGTDPQLCSSLKV is encoded by the exons ATGGCTACTTCGGCTGCTGGAGATGGGCACTCGGGATTAAACGGAAAGGTGTCCGAGGCAAGCGGGAAAAAACTAACCGACCTACCGGCTGAATTGCTGGAATACATTTTGTGTTTCCCCGTCTTGAACAATCGTGATATTGCCAATGTCTCTTGCGCTTGCAAGCGATTGCACGATGTCTGTCATGGAAGAGGAAAGGTTTGGGAGCATCAATATAAACTcag ATGGCCCGGATTGCTGAAGCATTATCCTCAGACAGAATCCCATGACTGGTTGAAAGAGTACAGAAAGCGGTATGTTGTTGGCCTACAGATCAGAAGAACAGTGGAGTCGTTTTCCAAGAGATTTTTTGCAGAAGTA GTTCTGGGGGACAGCTTCACCGAGATCGAGTCTTTGGGGGCCCCTGAACATTTCTGCGAAGATGAGCTCATCTCAATATTAAACTCAGACAGAAG GAAGAACTTGACATTGAAGTACTATGCAAAGAAAATCCTGTATTTTCTCCGACAGCAAAACATCCTGAAAAGTTTGAAGAGCTTCCTTGCCAGACCCCCAGAGCAACAGTCCACTATAGAGG GTGCAGTACTGGTAGACCAGTACTGTAACCCTCTTGCAGACGTGTCCCTGCAGTCCATCTCAACTCAGCTGGACGAGATTGTGGACAAGATCAAGAAAACACTTCAGATTAAAAATCCTTCGCACCCCAGCTTGAGAGCAACTGAAG ATGATGGGTCCCTGATTGACGATTTTGAGCAACAGAGACAAGTGGTGTGTGCTCTAAACTCTGTCCTCTACGATCAACTTCAATATAAAGGCAATGAGTGTGACTATTACAACCCTCTCAACTCATACCTTCACCAG GTGCTAATTCGTAGGACTGGCATTCCCATCAGCCTCTCTGTTTTGTACTTAACACTAGCAAGGAAGTTAGGAGTAAAATTAGAACCCGTGAACTTCCCCAATCACTTCCTTCTCCGATGGTGCCAACAACATCAAGG GAAGCCTGATATCTATGATTATGTTTACATTGACACTTTTGGGAAAGGAAAGCAACTGACAGCAAAGGAATGTGAATACCTCATTGGTCACCAGGTGACGTCAGACTATTACTGCGCAGTCAGCACCACAGAAGTGCTGCTAAGAATGGTGGGAAATCTTCTGAACATTGGCAAGCGAGG AGAAGGCAATGAGAAATCCTACCAGCTTTTGAGAGACTCCCTTGATCTCTACCTCACCATTAACCCTGATAATGTGCAGTACTTGCTCCTGCAGGCCAGGCTGTACTTCCACTTGGGCATCTGGCCTGAGAAG GTCCTGGATATTCTGCAGCACATCCAGGCCCTGGACCCCTCACAGCACGGCGCAGTGGGGTACCTGGTGCAGCACACGCTGGAGCACATTCAGCATAAGAGGCACCCCGCCGAGCCCGAGATCAAGAAGCGCACAGACCCTGTGCACCATGAAGTGGAGTTCTCCGTGGGGCTCATCATGAAACACAAACG ATCAGGGTACAGCTGTGTGATTTATGGCTGGGATCCCAAGTGCATGATGAGCATGGAATGGATTACCACGATGAGGGTCCATCAGCTGGCAAAAGGACCCAACCAACCTTTCTACAATGTCCTGGTCCAGGATGGCACGTGTCGATATGCAGCGCAGG AAAACCTGGAATTCCACCCCTCTCCACTGGAAATTGGACATCCGGAAATTGGACGATACTTTGCCGAATTCTCAGACACCCATTACACCGCTAACGAGGAGCT
- the fbxo21 gene encoding F-box only protein 21 isoform X1, whose protein sequence is MATSAAGDGHSGLNGKVSEASGKKLTDLPAELLEYILCFPVLNNRDIANVSCACKRLHDVCHGRGKVWEHQYKLRWPGLLKHYPQTESHDWLKEYRKRYVVGLQIRRTVESFSKRFFAEVPCIGQVLGDSFTEIESLGAPEHFCEDELISILNSDRRKNLTLKYYAKKILYFLRQQNILKSLKSFLARPPEQQSTIEGAVLVDQYCNPLADVSLQSISTQLDEIVDKIKKTLQIKNPSHPSLRATEDDGSLIDDFEQQRQVVCALNSVLYDQLQYKGNECDYYNPLNSYLHQVLIRRTGIPISLSVLYLTLARKLGVKLEPVNFPNHFLLRWCQQHQGKPDIYDYVYIDTFGKGKQLTAKECEYLIGHQVTSDYYCAVSTTEVLLRMVGNLLNIGKRGEGNEKSYQLLRDSLDLYLTINPDNVQYLLLQARLYFHLGIWPEKVLDILQHIQALDPSQHGAVGYLVQHTLEHIQHKRHPAEPEIKKRTDPVHHEVEFSVGLIMKHKRSGYSCVIYGWDPKCMMSMEWITTMRVHQLAKGPNQPFYNVLVQDGTCRYAAQENLEFHPSPLEIGHPEIGRYFAEFSDTHYTANEELQTRYPEDTAETLRTVPEQYNKLNTNSGHEEGTDPQLCSSLKV, encoded by the exons ATGGCTACTTCGGCTGCTGGAGATGGGCACTCGGGATTAAACGGAAAGGTGTCCGAGGCAAGCGGGAAAAAACTAACCGACCTACCGGCTGAATTGCTGGAATACATTTTGTGTTTCCCCGTCTTGAACAATCGTGATATTGCCAATGTCTCTTGCGCTTGCAAGCGATTGCACGATGTCTGTCATGGAAGAGGAAAGGTTTGGGAGCATCAATATAAACTcag ATGGCCCGGATTGCTGAAGCATTATCCTCAGACAGAATCCCATGACTGGTTGAAAGAGTACAGAAAGCGGTATGTTGTTGGCCTACAGATCAGAAGAACAGTGGAGTCGTTTTCCAAGAGATTTTTTGCAGAAGTA CCTTGCATTGGTCAGGTTCTGGGGGACAGCTTCACCGAGATCGAGTCTTTGGGGGCCCCTGAACATTTCTGCGAAGATGAGCTCATCTCAATATTAAACTCAGACAGAAG GAAGAACTTGACATTGAAGTACTATGCAAAGAAAATCCTGTATTTTCTCCGACAGCAAAACATCCTGAAAAGTTTGAAGAGCTTCCTTGCCAGACCCCCAGAGCAACAGTCCACTATAGAGG GTGCAGTACTGGTAGACCAGTACTGTAACCCTCTTGCAGACGTGTCCCTGCAGTCCATCTCAACTCAGCTGGACGAGATTGTGGACAAGATCAAGAAAACACTTCAGATTAAAAATCCTTCGCACCCCAGCTTGAGAGCAACTGAAG ATGATGGGTCCCTGATTGACGATTTTGAGCAACAGAGACAAGTGGTGTGTGCTCTAAACTCTGTCCTCTACGATCAACTTCAATATAAAGGCAATGAGTGTGACTATTACAACCCTCTCAACTCATACCTTCACCAG GTGCTAATTCGTAGGACTGGCATTCCCATCAGCCTCTCTGTTTTGTACTTAACACTAGCAAGGAAGTTAGGAGTAAAATTAGAACCCGTGAACTTCCCCAATCACTTCCTTCTCCGATGGTGCCAACAACATCAAGG GAAGCCTGATATCTATGATTATGTTTACATTGACACTTTTGGGAAAGGAAAGCAACTGACAGCAAAGGAATGTGAATACCTCATTGGTCACCAGGTGACGTCAGACTATTACTGCGCAGTCAGCACCACAGAAGTGCTGCTAAGAATGGTGGGAAATCTTCTGAACATTGGCAAGCGAGG AGAAGGCAATGAGAAATCCTACCAGCTTTTGAGAGACTCCCTTGATCTCTACCTCACCATTAACCCTGATAATGTGCAGTACTTGCTCCTGCAGGCCAGGCTGTACTTCCACTTGGGCATCTGGCCTGAGAAG GTCCTGGATATTCTGCAGCACATCCAGGCCCTGGACCCCTCACAGCACGGCGCAGTGGGGTACCTGGTGCAGCACACGCTGGAGCACATTCAGCATAAGAGGCACCCCGCCGAGCCCGAGATCAAGAAGCGCACAGACCCTGTGCACCATGAAGTGGAGTTCTCCGTGGGGCTCATCATGAAACACAAACG ATCAGGGTACAGCTGTGTGATTTATGGCTGGGATCCCAAGTGCATGATGAGCATGGAATGGATTACCACGATGAGGGTCCATCAGCTGGCAAAAGGACCCAACCAACCTTTCTACAATGTCCTGGTCCAGGATGGCACGTGTCGATATGCAGCGCAGG AAAACCTGGAATTCCACCCCTCTCCACTGGAAATTGGACATCCGGAAATTGGACGATACTTTGCCGAATTCTCAGACACCCATTACACCGCTAACGAGGAGCT
- the fbxo21 gene encoding F-box only protein 21 isoform X3 has product MATSAAGDGHSGLNGKVSEASGKKLTDLPAELLEYILCFPVLNNRDIANVSCACKRLHDVCHGRGKVWEHQYKLRWPGLLKHYPQTESHDWLKEYRKRYVVGLQIRRTVESFSKRFFAEVPCIGQVLGDSFTEIESLGAPEHFCEDELISILNSDRRKNLTLKYYAKKILYFLRQQNILKSLKSFLARPPEQQSTIEGAVLVDQYCNPLADVSLQSISTQLDEIVDKIKKTLQIKNPSHPSLRATEDDGSLIDDFEQQRQVVCALNSVLYDQLQYKGNECDYYNPLNSYLHQVLIRRTGIPISLSVLYLTLARKLGVKLEPVNFPNHFLLRWCQQHQGKPDIYDYVYIDTFGKGKQLTAKECEYLIGHQVTSDYYCAVSTTEVLLRMVGNLLNIGKRGEGNEKSYQLLRDSLDLYLTINPDNVQYLLLQARLYFHLGIWPEKVLDILQHIQALDPSQHGAVGYLVQHTLEHIQHKRHPAEPEIKKRTDPVHHEVEFSVGLIMKHKRWAWLPFVYARIRVQLCDLWLGSQVHDEHGMDYHDEGPSAGKRTQPTFLQCPGPGWHVSICSAGKPGIPPLSTGNWTSGNWTILCRILRHPLHR; this is encoded by the exons ATGGCTACTTCGGCTGCTGGAGATGGGCACTCGGGATTAAACGGAAAGGTGTCCGAGGCAAGCGGGAAAAAACTAACCGACCTACCGGCTGAATTGCTGGAATACATTTTGTGTTTCCCCGTCTTGAACAATCGTGATATTGCCAATGTCTCTTGCGCTTGCAAGCGATTGCACGATGTCTGTCATGGAAGAGGAAAGGTTTGGGAGCATCAATATAAACTcag ATGGCCCGGATTGCTGAAGCATTATCCTCAGACAGAATCCCATGACTGGTTGAAAGAGTACAGAAAGCGGTATGTTGTTGGCCTACAGATCAGAAGAACAGTGGAGTCGTTTTCCAAGAGATTTTTTGCAGAAGTA CCTTGCATTGGTCAGGTTCTGGGGGACAGCTTCACCGAGATCGAGTCTTTGGGGGCCCCTGAACATTTCTGCGAAGATGAGCTCATCTCAATATTAAACTCAGACAGAAG GAAGAACTTGACATTGAAGTACTATGCAAAGAAAATCCTGTATTTTCTCCGACAGCAAAACATCCTGAAAAGTTTGAAGAGCTTCCTTGCCAGACCCCCAGAGCAACAGTCCACTATAGAGG GTGCAGTACTGGTAGACCAGTACTGTAACCCTCTTGCAGACGTGTCCCTGCAGTCCATCTCAACTCAGCTGGACGAGATTGTGGACAAGATCAAGAAAACACTTCAGATTAAAAATCCTTCGCACCCCAGCTTGAGAGCAACTGAAG ATGATGGGTCCCTGATTGACGATTTTGAGCAACAGAGACAAGTGGTGTGTGCTCTAAACTCTGTCCTCTACGATCAACTTCAATATAAAGGCAATGAGTGTGACTATTACAACCCTCTCAACTCATACCTTCACCAG GTGCTAATTCGTAGGACTGGCATTCCCATCAGCCTCTCTGTTTTGTACTTAACACTAGCAAGGAAGTTAGGAGTAAAATTAGAACCCGTGAACTTCCCCAATCACTTCCTTCTCCGATGGTGCCAACAACATCAAGG GAAGCCTGATATCTATGATTATGTTTACATTGACACTTTTGGGAAAGGAAAGCAACTGACAGCAAAGGAATGTGAATACCTCATTGGTCACCAGGTGACGTCAGACTATTACTGCGCAGTCAGCACCACAGAAGTGCTGCTAAGAATGGTGGGAAATCTTCTGAACATTGGCAAGCGAGG AGAAGGCAATGAGAAATCCTACCAGCTTTTGAGAGACTCCCTTGATCTCTACCTCACCATTAACCCTGATAATGTGCAGTACTTGCTCCTGCAGGCCAGGCTGTACTTCCACTTGGGCATCTGGCCTGAGAAG GTCCTGGATATTCTGCAGCACATCCAGGCCCTGGACCCCTCACAGCACGGCGCAGTGGGGTACCTGGTGCAGCACACGCTGGAGCACATTCAGCATAAGAGGCACCCCGCCGAGCCCGAGATCAAGAAGCGCACAGACCCTGTGCACCATGAAGTGGAGTTCTCCGTGGGGCTCATCATGAAACACAAACGGTGGGCCTGGCTGCCTTTTGTGTACGCCAGG ATCAGGGTACAGCTGTGTGATTTATGGCTGGGATCCCAAGTGCATGATGAGCATGGAATGGATTACCACGATGAGGGTCCATCAGCTGGCAAAAGGACCCAACCAACCTTTCTACAATGTCCTGGTCCAGGATGGCACGTGTCGATATGCAGCGCAGG AAAACCTGGAATTCCACCCCTCTCCACTGGAAATTGGACATCCGGAAATTGGACGATACTTTGCCGAATTCTCAGACACCCATTACACCGCTAA